The genomic region CCGCAGGCTAAGTTGCAGTGGGTAACAAAGATGGTACCTGAACCATTCCGCCCGACAAGCGGGGGCTCTTCACCAAAATGCGGGCCGTAACTGGCAATGACAGGAAGAAACCCGGTCCTGCAGTACCCTTTCTCATTGCAGGTCCGGTTAACCCGGCATTGGCGCGGGCAGATTGTACAGGATTTTAAAATATCATAGGCCCGATCGATGCGTTCGGCCAGCTCTCCGGAGTTATAGAGTGTAATATAGCCCGCATGGTTTTTTTCCGGCATTTGCACCCGTACAGGAAAGATGGCAGCACGATAGTATAATTGTTGGTTGTGACAGGCAGGGATCTTACAAGTCTGAAACGATCTCACTGTTCAGTGCCGTAACATACTTCAGTTCCGTACATGCCTTGTCGATAATGGCGGTGATCTCCATCTTCTGCTCGCATTCCAGAATGGCTTCCAGTACAGCAGCAGTTGCGGGCATCTTGGGGACTGCCCGGCAGGCAAGATCGCCCGGGTGCGTGTCAAACGTGCCTATGCGGCGGGCCAGGGTGATGGTCTCTTCCTTGTCGTACGTGATGAGGGGGCGGAGCACCGGTACGGTTAATCCTTCTGAAATAACAGAAAGGTTGGGCAGCGTCTGGGAAGCTACCTGCCCGAGATTTTCACCGGTAATAATTGCCAGGGCACCTTCGTGCTGCATGAGGCGGGAAGCAACCTGCAGCATGAACCGCTTGCAGATCACGCACCGGTATCTCGGTGGGATACGGAGCTCCTGCATACGGTCATACAGGGGCTCGCTGTTTGCAATCACCATCATGAGCGGATTACCGGCACACCAGCGCGAGAGCCGGCGGTGGTTTTCGATTGCTGCCGCCTTTACATCGCTCCCGGCCCAGCGGCCACCGTCAAGATGAATGTGGGTGATCTCGCACCCGCGTTTCATGGCAAGCCATGATGCTACTGGTGAATCAATCCCCGAGGAGAGAAGTACCAGCGCCCGCCCCTGCGTTCCCCAGGGCAATCCACCGGGGGATGTAATCCGTGAATCATATACCAGTCCGCCAAAATCCCTCACTTCGACAAAGACCTCGTAATCAGGATGATCAAGGTCAACGTGCAGGCCGGGAATCTGCTCATAGATTGCAGAACCTATCCGGGCACCCAGTACCTGGCTGTCAAGTCCTGTCTTCTGCTGGCGTTTTGCCCGGACGGCAAAACTCATACCCGCTGAAAGGTGTTCTTTTGCCAGGGTAATTGCTGCTGTGCAGAGATCATCGATATGACCCCCGGTTTTTATGCAGATGCTGACATCGACAATCCCAAAAATACGCGAGACAATATCGGCTATTTTTTCGGGCTCATCGCCAAAGATCAGGATACGCCCCCGGGGCGTTTCGTAATGTCCACGCAGCCCTGACGCGGCAAGTGCTTTTCCGATATTTCGTAAGAGCAATCCGATAAAATGGTGTTTCACCGGTTCGCTTTTTAAAAACAGCTCGCCGTATCGTACCATTA from Methanoregula sp. harbors:
- the thiI gene encoding tRNA uracil 4-sulfurtransferase ThiI: MVRYGELFLKSEPVKHHFIGLLLRNIGKALAASGLRGHYETPRGRILIFGDEPEKIADIVSRIFGIVDVSICIKTGGHIDDLCTAAITLAKEHLSAGMSFAVRAKRQQKTGLDSQVLGARIGSAIYEQIPGLHVDLDHPDYEVFVEVRDFGGLVYDSRITSPGGLPWGTQGRALVLLSSGIDSPVASWLAMKRGCEITHIHLDGGRWAGSDVKAAAIENHRRLSRWCAGNPLMMVIANSEPLYDRMQELRIPPRYRCVICKRFMLQVASRLMQHEGALAIITGENLGQVASQTLPNLSVISEGLTVPVLRPLITYDKEETITLARRIGTFDTHPGDLACRAVPKMPATAAVLEAILECEQKMEITAIIDKACTELKYVTALNSEIVSDL